The Rhinolophus ferrumequinum isolate MPI-CBG mRhiFer1 chromosome 6, mRhiFer1_v1.p, whole genome shotgun sequence genome has a window encoding:
- the EID1 gene encoding EP300-interacting inhibitor of differentiation 1: MSEMNELSELYEESNDLQMDVMPGESDLPQMEVGSGSREPSPNPSRNGAAPQLEEEGPMEEEAAQPMAEPKGERSLANRPNPGEQPGQIAGPDFESEDEGEEFDDWEDEYDYPEEEQLSGAGYRVSAALEEANKMFLRTSRAREAALDGGFQMHYEKTPFDQLAFIEELFSLMVVNRLTEELGCDEIIDRE; the protein is encoded by the coding sequence ATGTCGGAAATGAACGAGCTGTCCGAGCTGTATGAGGAGAGCAACGACCTGCAGATGGATGTGATGCCAGGCGAGAGTGACCTTCCGCAGATGGAGGTAGGCAGCGGGAGCCGGGAGCCATCCCCGAACCCCTCCCGCAACGGGGCCGCGCCACAGCTCGAGGAAGAAGGCCCGATGGAGGAGGAGGCGGCCCAGCCAATGGCGGAGCCAAAGGGGGAACGAAGCCTTGCTAATCGCCCCAACCCCGGGGAACAGCCAGGCCAGATCGCAGGCCCTGACTTCGAGAGCGAGGACGAGGGCGAGGAATTTGATGACTGGGAGGATGAGTACGACTATCCGGAAGAGGAGCAACTGAGTGGTGCAGGCTACAGAGTCTCCGCAGCCCTGGAAGAAGCCAACAAGATGTTTCTGAGAACCTCCAGAGCAAGAGAAGCAGCCCTGGATGGCGGTTTTCAGATGCATTACGAGAAGACCCCGTTTGATCAGTTGGCTTTTATTGAAGAGCTTTTTTCACTCATGGTTGTCAATCGTCTGACCGAAGAACTCGGCTGTGATGAGATTATTGACAGAGAGTAG